The following is a genomic window from Thioclava electrotropha.
CGACCGTGGCGCCCGCAGGCACGTCGCGCGTCACCACCGCGCCCGCACCGATCAACGCGCCATCACCCACCGTAATACCCGGCAGAAGGATCGCGCCGCCGCCGATCCAGACATCCTCGCCGATCCGCACGGGCCGTCCGAATTCCAGCCCGGTTCGGCGCGTCTCCGGATCGCGGGGATGATCGGCGGTCAGGATCTGCACCTTCGGCCCGATCTGCGTCCGATCGCCGATCGTCACCGCAACCACATCGAGAATGACACAGTCGTAATTCAGGAAGACCCCGGCCCCGAGCCGGATATTGCTGCCGTAATCGCAGTGAAACGGCGGGCGGATGCGCGCGCCCTCCCCGACTTCGGCAAATAGCTCCGACAGCAGCGCATGGCAGTCCTCGGCGCTTTGCGCCACGGTGGCGTTGAACCGGTCCATCCACGCACCGGCACGGGCGACATCCGCTTCGATCTCCGGGCCCTCGGCGCGATACAACTCGCCCGCCAGCATCTTGTCCTTCTCCGAGCGCATGATCCCTCCCCGCCATATCGCCGGATGATCCTGCCCCAGTCGCGCGCAAAGAAAAAGGGGCGCTCGATGCGCCCCTTCCCCTCAGTCCAGTTCGAGATGCGCGACCCCGTCAGAGCGTCGCCCGATCGAGCGCCCATCCGCGCCGATCGTCGCACGTACGCGCCGCCGCATCGAGGAAAACGCAGCGCTTTCAACAACATCGACCGGCTCGTCCAGCGCGATCTCGATGTCGTAATGGGTCTCGCCCTTGCGGCGCAGCGCATGGA
Proteins encoded in this region:
- a CDS encoding sugar O-acetyltransferase; translated protein: MRSEKDKMLAGELYRAEGPEIEADVARAGAWMDRFNATVAQSAEDCHALLSELFAEVGEGARIRPPFHCDYGSNIRLGAGVFLNYDCVILDVVAVTIGDRTQIGPKVQILTADHPRDPETRRTGLEFGRPVRIGEDVWIGGGAILLPGITVGDGALIGAGAVVTRDVPAGATVAGNPARIIDR